The following are from one region of the Dreissena polymorpha isolate Duluth1 chromosome 2, UMN_Dpol_1.0, whole genome shotgun sequence genome:
- the LOC127866188 gene encoding ATP synthase subunit d, mitochondrial-like codes for MAARRAAKQAINWVALENRVPEAQKDAFRVFRTHYDKYALKVSELPNELPQIDFEAYKSKITNKAMLAEFEKMYSALKIPYPTDVSNVKGTIEKQEKESVEMVKKYVAEQEVKLSEIKEILDIIGTVPPPEKMSKQMFYHYFPNMARNPNFRNPGFQPFDDPDSQIDSLNEPRYNTIDERILWRTPMEREADDEAKYRPLIEAKKAKEALAAKGEDSAEVAKKK; via the exons ATGGCAGCACGAAGAGCAGCTAAGCAAGCGATTAACTGGGTTGCTCTGGAAAACAGAGTGCCAGAAGCTCAGAAAGACGCATTTAGAGTATTTAGAACACATTACGATAAATATGCCTTGAA AGTATCTGAGCTTCCCAATGAGCTGCCACAGATTGACTTTGAGGCTTACAAAAGCAAGATTACCAACAAAGCCATGCTTGCTGAATTTGAGAAAATG TATTCTGCTCTGAAAATTCCATATCCAACAGACGTGTCAAATGTGAAGGGTACTATTGAAAAACAGGAGAAGGAAAGT GTGGAGATGGTGAAGAAATATGTGGCTGAGCAAGAAGTGAAACTGTCAGAAATCAAGGAGATT CTGGACATCATTGGCACGGTACCTCCCCCAGAGAAGATGAGTAAGCAGATGTTCTACCACTACTTCCCCAACATGGCTAGGAACCCTAACTTCCGCAACCCAGGATTCCAGCCATTCGACGATCCTGATTCTCAGATTGACTCTCTCAACGAGCCCCGCTACAACACCATCGATGAAAGAAT CTTGTGGCGTACACCGATGGAAAGGGAGGCTGATGATGAGGCGAAGTATCGACCTCTCATTGAGGCCAAGAAGGCCAAGGAAGCTCTGGCTGCAAAGGGTGAGGACAGCGCAGAGGTAGCCAAGAAGAAGTGA